Below is a window of Cytophagia bacterium CHB2 DNA.
ACTGATCCTGAGAATTCGTGTCGATGTTTTGTCGGAGGCGCCGGGATTGGATTTCCAGAGATGTTGGGAGAATCGCAATGTTTTTAAAATCGATGGCGTGCGAATCAATTTTGTGAGTCTTGATGATCTCATTCACTTGAAAAAAAACACTGGCCGCCAAGGCGATTTGGCCGATGCCGAGATTTTGAAGAAAATTCGCGATGGCACGATCTGATCATATTCTCTGGTTCTACTTCAACAGATTCCTTGCTCGGCCGACAGAAAACACGAAATACATCAATGCGCTTTTCGTGTGTTTCGTGGTCAAAAAGTTTGAATCTCTCTAAGTTGAATAAATTGCTTCCATCTCGCGTGATGTAACACCGGCAATCAACACCCACTGCTCGACCAAGTCCACTAAGGCGTTTTCGGTTTCCACCAACCAAATGAGAGGAGACGGTTTATGATCAGGCCAGTATTTTTTTCACCTACCCTGTTTGCCTTATTCTTTCTTACCACTATAACGCAGGCGCAACCGGTCGGCGGGCACATTCCCATCGCACATGGGCATCCGGGCGGAACCTATCCCTACAACAACGCGCCCGCTTCGAGCATTTGCTGGGGATATGCGCAAGGAAGGGCGTTCGGTCGTTATGACGGCGATCAGGAGTGCAATCCGGCGAAAACCTATGCATCGCAAATTGACGAAAATAATTTTCCCTATGTTTCCGGCGCAAGTTTGAGCGGCATCGAGCTTGGGGATATTGTGGTATTCGGTACAATACGCCAGGGGGCAAATGGTCACGCGGCATTTGTTATTTATATTCCACCCGGTTTTGACGGCAGCGAGGCAGCCATTCGCAATATCAAGGTCGATCAGGTTCCGGCGCAAAACCTGCAACCGCAGCATGGAATATTGCTCAATAACGTTATCCCGCAACAGGGCATGCCTGTGGGGTACCACGAAGGCAACGGCTTGAGTGGAGGCGGTCCGCTTAACGCCCTCGTTTTCCGCAACAGCTTCGGCGGCGGGGTCATATGTGTCGGCCAAACCATGAGCGGTACATGGTGCCAGTTTCCGGGAACCTACATCGAGCGCAAGATAAACACGGAAAGCCAGCTTTGGATTCACTCTCCCTCCCCACAAGAGCATGAGGGAATAACACGGAAGTTCAGGGAGTGGACACGAAATGGAAGCCATTTGACTTATAGCAATCCTCACCTCATCACAGTAGATGGGGCTGCGACATATGAGGCGGTCTTTGACGCCTACTATGACGTGACGTTCAAAAATCAATTCCCCTGCGGCGCGGGAAATGGCGGCGTTATCGTTGTGAACAGCCAAAACAAAAGCTCGCCGCACACTACAGAGGTGAAGCAGGAGATTAATGTCACTGCTCGCGCGAATAACCAAACCTACAATGGCGTGATCTACAATTTCAGCAATTGGTCAAACGGCAGTACGAATCCAGAAATCACATTTATTCCCAATACCAACGTGGAGTACGTTGCCAACTACGTTGTGGTCAAGCCGCAGCAGATGAGCTACTTCAATCTGCATGTAAGCAGCAGCCCGGGGCAATATATCCAACTTGCCTGGAATCAACATCCCAATTCCAATGTGACCTATCAAGTTTGGCGGCGCGCAAAACCCGCGGGCGGCAGTTTGGGTCCACCGGTTTTGAAAGCGACCCTGGCCAACAACGTCACTTCCTGGACGGATTACGACTATCTCATGACCTCAGGCTATACGCACGATCTGCTGGAATATGACGTGCGCAGTTATTACGTTTGCGGCAGCACGGCCATCGCGGCGGATGCAAATTACATCACGGTGTTCGGCAACGGAGGTATCATTCCAAAAGCCACAGCGGATCCGCTTAATGAAGAAACGTTGCCGCAAAGCTTCGCGATTCAGGCAAGCCCCAATCCATTTGTCGAAGCCACGACGTTGCGTTATCAGCTTCCGAGCAGCGCCCATCTCGTGCTGGAAGTTTATGACCTTAACGGTCGGCGCCTTGAGGTATTGAGCAATGGCTTGCATAATGCCGGTAATTATTCAGTCGTTTGGCAGAGCGTTGCATCTTCTCGCTCGGCAAGCGGCGTTTATCTTTACCGTTTTCTTGCGCAACCGACAAACGGCGCTGCACCGTTTGTGAAGTCGGGTAAGCTCGTACGCATAAAATAAGCTCAACTCATGCACGCCACACACTTTTTTAGTGTGTGGCGTTTTGGCAATTCCGAAAAATGATCGAGCGAACCATGAACAGCATATTCAAAAAAAGTTTGCACAAGGTTTTATTCCTCGTGCTCACCCTCGTTTGCGTTTTTGCCTGCAAAAAGCAAGCAACCCAACCTCTTCCACCGTTGCCGAAAGACCCTCGCACTTATACTTGGACCATCGATACGCTCAAAAGCAACAGCGGCCAAACGTTGATGCGAAGTATCTGGGGCAGTTCAACGAAAAATATCTATACCGTCGGGTGGGATGCCGGCTCGTTAGGCGATATGTTTCATTTTGACGGTCAGAAGTGGAAAATTTTTCAAGAAATCCTCACACCATACGGCGGACCGCTTGGCAGGCCCTTCGGCGTACATCGTATCTTAGGGTTTGACGCGAACAATATTTGGGTTGTGGGACGCTGGTCCGCGGATCTGCCCGAACAGGATAGTACATTAATTCTTCACTTCAACGGTCAGAATTGGCAAAGCGCTCCTACAGTAGGAGGACATCCCTTGCAAGGAATCTGGGGGACATCACCGGACGATATCTGGACTGGCGGAGTTAAAGGAGCTTTGTATCATTATGATGGTTCTTCCTGGCAACGGAAGCAACCACCAAGATCTTTTTGGTATAACAGCTTTGCCGGTTTATCGACAAACGAAGTCTATGCTTTAGCATATGAGTACGATGCCCAAGGCCGAGGCACGAGGTATTTCTCCATGTGGGACGGCACCGAGTGGCGTATCTTGCAATCTTTCACCGGGCTTCCTCGCGAAGGCGCGCCCTTTGGGGATATCGCTCTTTTTGCCGTAGACGGCCAACTCTTTTCCGCGGGTCACGGCGTATTCAGGAAAATTGCCAGTGGCTGGGAAAAGCTCCTTTCGCCTGCTCAAACGGTTTTTTACGGCATGCACGGCACAGCCGCAGACAATTTGTTCGTGGTGGGCATCCACGGCCGTGTTTATCACTACAACGGCAGAGATTGGGATCAGCTCATCGATCTTGCTTTTTATGGGCTCTCATGGTATGATGTATGGACCGACGGCACGGAG
It encodes the following:
- a CDS encoding T9SS type A sorting domain-containing protein yields the protein MIRPVFFSPTLFALFFLTTITQAQPVGGHIPIAHGHPGGTYPYNNAPASSICWGYAQGRAFGRYDGDQECNPAKTYASQIDENNFPYVSGASLSGIELGDIVVFGTIRQGANGHAAFVIYIPPGFDGSEAAIRNIKVDQVPAQNLQPQHGILLNNVIPQQGMPVGYHEGNGLSGGGPLNALVFRNSFGGGVICVGQTMSGTWCQFPGTYIERKINTESQLWIHSPSPQEHEGITRKFREWTRNGSHLTYSNPHLITVDGAATYEAVFDAYYDVTFKNQFPCGAGNGGVIVVNSQNKSSPHTTEVKQEINVTARANNQTYNGVIYNFSNWSNGSTNPEITFIPNTNVEYVANYVVVKPQQMSYFNLHVSSSPGQYIQLAWNQHPNSNVTYQVWRRAKPAGGSLGPPVLKATLANNVTSWTDYDYLMTSGYTHDLLEYDVRSYYVCGSTAIAADANYITVFGNGGIIPKATADPLNEETLPQSFAIQASPNPFVEATTLRYQLPSSAHLVLEVYDLNGRRLEVLSNGLHNAGNYSVVWQSVASSRSASGVYLYRFLAQPTNGAAPFVKSGKLVRIK